One region of Termitidicoccus mucosus genomic DNA includes:
- a CDS encoding helix-turn-helix domain-containing protein, translating to MKKEPSPQRAKQTDSRWLSIVGSNIQLQRKLAGLTQEELAEAADLAPRTIQKIEAGAITILISTLRRIRRAIGCSYEVLLAEEK from the coding sequence GTGAAAAAAGAACCATCCCCCCAACGTGCCAAACAAACCGACTCTCGCTGGCTGAGTATTGTGGGTTCCAATATTCAATTGCAGCGAAAACTCGCGGGGCTGACTCAAGAAGAACTTGCCGAAGCGGCCGATTTGGCCCCCCGCACAATCCAAAAAATCGAAGCTGGCGCCATAACGATCCTGATATCAACCCTACGCCGCATCCGCAGAGCCATCGGCTGCTCCTACGAGGTCCTGCTTGCTGAAGAG